The proteins below are encoded in one region of Planctopirus limnophila DSM 3776:
- a CDS encoding HEAT repeat domain-containing protein, whose translation MVKWYLLRNVLLAAVLASVGSGCARSSQTLTGWFDREPKVDAQGKPLSKEEAGKESLASKENASKKSTAEKEQLADADEAGEGVKKASWFSWGKDDDKVSSSSKDDKNKSPVASQESKEKSTTSKSSADKQVAKNDSKAGTAAKSPASTDSNPTKPTKGLSSTKAFEGTALADTKSDSTLKDTSSSEKKAVKPTRGPSRDLIPADEDPFLAEALADIAAGRGNGPERVQNKAESGQVAKSDPAKAASAKSATSKETTASKPAADLVAGKSPEKEKAAPAGTQTQVSSKPTSEVTGDEDFAAWISKIEGRSEAEAKLEKPSQETTSKSEQLVAAVKSGGKIPEAKATKQPTKTFDWATETPEPQVAQAASKKGETFAELQTDSAKKIESLSRSLKSTASNARDKAADELMESKAIASTEWANTTNSLRDKGENLSSELRKEVKDQAVQFADLATETSEAAADMAWAQVENEKSRLVASTANATTEAANRIQDAFDWEKETTVTPTAIAKKTGATAPVIKGLIEKCGAISEEVKPLVQGLETSSVDAIRHNVHRLGQMDAKGQEAVPALNALLDHEDPYVKVHSALALSRLGAESPKVLKTLVGGLKSQDAGVRSFSAAVIGELGPLGAEALPALATSLDDPDGYVRLHAAEVLVRNDRFAGRALDTLQNCLKDSDENIRWLATYSLAELAPQRPDTVLCLMKVLNDPAKRVRVGAIYALGEIGALSRVAIPELEQAATDPDQELRAAAQYALQQIKS comes from the coding sequence ATGGTTAAGTGGTATCTTCTGCGAAATGTTTTGCTCGCCGCTGTATTGGCCAGTGTGGGATCGGGCTGTGCTCGTTCGAGTCAGACGTTGACAGGCTGGTTCGACCGGGAACCCAAAGTTGATGCTCAAGGGAAGCCGCTTTCGAAGGAGGAAGCTGGTAAAGAATCCCTCGCCTCCAAAGAGAATGCTTCCAAGAAGTCGACGGCTGAAAAAGAACAGCTTGCCGACGCTGACGAAGCGGGTGAAGGGGTAAAGAAAGCCAGTTGGTTCTCGTGGGGTAAGGACGACGACAAAGTGTCGTCTTCATCAAAAGACGATAAGAACAAGTCCCCCGTGGCTTCTCAAGAATCCAAAGAGAAGTCCACCACTTCGAAGTCATCGGCAGATAAACAAGTCGCCAAGAACGATTCCAAAGCCGGCACAGCGGCGAAGAGTCCTGCTTCGACAGACAGCAATCCGACCAAACCCACCAAGGGTCTCTCCAGCACAAAGGCCTTTGAAGGGACAGCACTGGCCGACACCAAGTCTGACAGCACTTTGAAAGATACCTCCAGTAGCGAAAAGAAAGCGGTCAAGCCGACACGCGGGCCTTCTCGTGATTTGATTCCTGCGGATGAAGATCCCTTCCTGGCGGAAGCGTTGGCAGATATTGCCGCCGGTCGTGGTAACGGGCCGGAGCGTGTGCAGAACAAAGCTGAATCCGGGCAGGTCGCCAAATCAGATCCTGCCAAGGCTGCCTCCGCGAAATCTGCCACATCAAAGGAAACGACAGCGAGTAAGCCGGCCGCAGATCTCGTGGCAGGTAAATCTCCAGAGAAAGAGAAAGCCGCTCCAGCCGGCACACAGACTCAAGTTTCTTCCAAGCCAACTTCGGAAGTGACTGGTGACGAAGATTTTGCGGCCTGGATCTCGAAGATCGAAGGGCGAAGCGAGGCCGAAGCTAAGCTGGAAAAGCCCTCCCAGGAGACCACATCCAAGTCTGAACAGCTTGTGGCCGCTGTGAAATCGGGTGGAAAGATTCCAGAAGCTAAAGCGACGAAGCAACCGACCAAAACTTTCGATTGGGCGACGGAGACTCCTGAACCTCAGGTGGCTCAGGCTGCATCGAAAAAGGGAGAGACGTTTGCCGAGTTGCAAACAGATTCTGCCAAAAAGATCGAAAGCCTGAGCCGCTCTCTGAAAAGCACGGCCAGCAATGCTCGCGACAAAGCCGCCGATGAGTTGATGGAATCGAAGGCCATCGCCAGCACCGAATGGGCCAATACCACAAACTCTCTGCGAGACAAGGGAGAGAATCTTTCCAGCGAATTGCGGAAGGAAGTCAAAGATCAGGCGGTTCAATTTGCTGATCTCGCCACGGAAACTTCCGAAGCTGCTGCCGATATGGCCTGGGCTCAGGTCGAAAATGAGAAGAGCCGACTGGTCGCTTCGACAGCCAATGCCACAACTGAGGCTGCGAATCGAATTCAGGATGCCTTTGATTGGGAAAAAGAGACGACTGTCACCCCCACAGCTATTGCCAAAAAGACGGGGGCAACTGCTCCTGTCATCAAAGGGCTGATTGAGAAGTGTGGTGCGATCAGTGAAGAAGTTAAACCCCTGGTGCAGGGGCTGGAAACCAGCAGTGTTGATGCGATTCGTCATAACGTTCATCGGTTAGGTCAAATGGATGCAAAAGGCCAGGAAGCTGTTCCTGCCCTGAATGCTCTGCTCGACCACGAAGATCCTTATGTGAAGGTTCACTCAGCTCTCGCTTTGAGCCGCCTGGGAGCAGAATCGCCCAAGGTTCTGAAGACATTGGTCGGTGGACTGAAATCGCAGGATGCGGGAGTACGCAGCTTTTCGGCGGCTGTGATCGGCGAACTGGGTCCGCTGGGGGCAGAGGCTTTGCCAGCCTTGGCCACGTCGCTCGATGATCCCGACGGTTACGTTCGTCTGCATGCGGCTGAAGTTCTGGTGCGGAATGATCGCTTTGCCGGTCGGGCTCTCGATACGTTACAGAACTGCCTGAAGGATTCAGATGAGAACATCCGCTGGCTGGCCACATACTCACTGGCTGAGCTGGCACCACAAAGACCCGACACAGTGCTGTGCCTGATGAAGGTTCTGAATGATCCTGCAAAGCGAGTCCGTGTGGGAGCGATCTATGCACTGGGTGAGATTGGTGCCTTGTCGCGAGTAGCGATTCCAGAACTCGAACAGGCCGCCACTGATCCTGATCAAGAGTTGCGGGCTGCTGCTCAGTACGCCTTGCAGCAGATCAAATCCTGA
- a CDS encoding FHA domain-containing protein: MPAFLIPLDAGGTVIPLEKSIVLVGRQADCDVVLTHSRKVSRKHCCFAQVNDRWVIRDLGSTNGVSINGARIRKEHRLRLGDEILIGDIGFKLHNKPQLVDNKIVETAGFTPALRASATSPVSSELPLAIADSDADIPGYSLPSTAFPGNGSPASESGISRRKFSEHSSVNEPPRGSQPLNDSPRFDDLFSAPNDDSGVDLNGHHGKRRDDSHEMLAVGSDSFG; encoded by the coding sequence ATGCCAGCTTTCCTGATTCCTCTCGATGCCGGTGGTACAGTGATTCCACTGGAGAAGTCGATTGTCCTTGTGGGACGTCAGGCTGATTGTGATGTCGTGCTGACTCACAGTCGCAAAGTCTCCCGCAAGCATTGCTGCTTCGCTCAGGTGAATGATCGCTGGGTGATTCGCGATCTGGGAAGCACTAACGGTGTTTCCATTAACGGAGCCCGTATCCGTAAAGAACATCGGCTGCGACTGGGCGATGAGATTCTGATCGGGGATATTGGTTTCAAACTGCACAACAAGCCACAGCTTGTCGACAACAAGATTGTGGAGACGGCAGGCTTCACACCAGCGCTGAGAGCCTCTGCCACATCTCCAGTCAGCTCTGAACTGCCACTGGCGATTGCTGATAGTGATGCGGATATACCAGGCTATTCACTTCCATCCACAGCATTTCCGGGAAACGGCTCCCCAGCCAGTGAGAGTGGGATTTCTCGTCGGAAATTCAGTGAACACTCCTCGGTCAATGAGCCACCGCGCGGATCGCAGCCTTTGAACGATTCGCCTCGTTTTGACGACCTGTTTTCGGCCCCTAATGATGATTCCGGGGTCGATCTCAATGGTCATCACGGAAAACGCCGCGATGACAGTCACGAGATGCTCGCCGTTGGTTCTGACAGCTTTGGTTAA
- a CDS encoding DUF1559 domain-containing protein encodes MYRLTLPTARPGRVARRPGFTLIELLVVIAIIAILIALLLPAVQQAREAARRTQCRNNLKQLGIAMHNYHDTFRVFPPAGVDGMKGTSGRRYSFAISILPYVDQTPLYNTIMANTGAGMADPWNRPAYFTVDVPGFICPSDVPPGNRNESPSLLNYRVSVGDTLNDNNGTNTRGMFAYRSNTGMRDVTDGTSNTIMMAEAVMGGVDTTAILGGVAVGVTTSTPQACLSLIDPATRTLTGAVRTDFRPPGGRAWDGRPYFAFVATAVRPNGPSCQSSTVDGGWGHATASSRHTGGIHALMGDGAVRFISENISAGDPNATSPGSGPSPYGVWGAIGTRASGETVNEF; translated from the coding sequence ATGTACCGCTTGACTCTTCCCACTGCACGTCCTGGGCGAGTTGCTCGTCGTCCGGGATTCACACTGATCGAGCTGCTGGTGGTCATTGCGATCATCGCTATTTTGATTGCCCTGCTGCTCCCGGCTGTGCAGCAGGCGCGCGAGGCGGCCCGGCGGACTCAGTGCCGCAATAACCTCAAGCAATTGGGGATTGCGATGCACAATTACCACGACACGTTCCGCGTCTTTCCGCCAGCGGGTGTCGATGGGATGAAAGGGACATCGGGCCGTCGGTATTCCTTCGCGATCAGCATTCTGCCGTATGTCGATCAGACACCACTGTATAACACGATCATGGCCAATACCGGGGCGGGAATGGCTGATCCCTGGAATCGACCCGCTTACTTTACCGTCGATGTTCCCGGCTTCATCTGCCCCTCCGATGTACCACCCGGCAATCGAAATGAAAGCCCCAGCCTGCTCAACTATCGCGTGAGTGTGGGAGATACTCTCAACGACAACAACGGCACCAATACTCGCGGCATGTTCGCCTACCGCAGCAATACAGGCATGCGTGATGTGACAGACGGTACCAGCAATACCATCATGATGGCCGAAGCTGTCATGGGTGGTGTCGATACCACCGCGATCCTGGGTGGTGTGGCTGTGGGTGTGACAACCAGCACTCCTCAGGCCTGTCTCAGCCTGATTGATCCTGCCACCCGTACTTTGACTGGTGCTGTGCGGACAGATTTCCGACCACCGGGGGGACGTGCCTGGGATGGACGGCCATACTTCGCCTTTGTGGCCACTGCTGTTCGGCCCAACGGTCCTTCCTGCCAAAGCTCAACGGTCGATGGTGGCTGGGGCCACGCCACGGCTTCCAGTCGGCATACAGGGGGCATTCATGCGTTGATGGGTGATGGCGCTGTGCGATTCATCAGCGAAAACATCAGTGCCGGTGATCCCAATGCGACCTCGCCTGGCAGCGGCCCATCTCCTTATGGTGTGTGGGGTGCAATAGGAACTCGTGCCTCGGGAGAGACGGTCAACGAGTTCTAA
- a CDS encoding GNAT family N-acetyltransferase codes for MTQAFGRYSIRRGNSADADVLAAFNAAMALETEGRQLDGPTLLRGVQMLLADEQRGAYFVVEECATKQLVGQLLITREWSDWRAGEFWWIQSVYVRPEDRRQGVFRQLMQHVEQAARQDSLCTGLRLYVDGDNQSAKQVYQTLGWCKTHYQVMEIDWSGCSHAVDA; via the coding sequence ATGACGCAGGCCTTTGGTCGATACAGCATCAGGCGGGGGAATTCTGCTGATGCTGACGTTCTTGCCGCCTTTAATGCGGCCATGGCGCTGGAGACCGAAGGGCGACAACTGGACGGGCCGACGCTCCTGCGTGGTGTGCAAATGTTGCTGGCTGATGAGCAGCGTGGAGCCTATTTTGTGGTAGAAGAATGCGCGACAAAACAGCTCGTTGGCCAGTTATTGATCACCCGGGAGTGGAGTGACTGGAGAGCCGGTGAGTTCTGGTGGATTCAGAGTGTCTACGTGCGGCCTGAAGATCGCCGGCAGGGAGTTTTTCGCCAGCTCATGCAGCATGTGGAACAAGCCGCCAGGCAAGACAGCTTATGCACAGGTCTGAGGCTGTACGTCGATGGCGACAATCAGTCGGCAAAACAGGTCTATCAGACTCTGGGATGGTGCAAAACCCATTATCAGGTCATGGAAATCGACTGGTCAGGCTGCTCGCACGCAGTCGATGCATGA
- a CDS encoding DUF5684 domain-containing protein produces MDLFRFAMLAQDDFGGDAGAAAAGGIAMVILVIELALIVLLIAGLWKVFTKAGKPGWAAIIPIYNMIVLLEIVGRPIWWFLLLLVPCVGIIFAVIIYIDLAKSFGKDVAWGIGLVLLPFIFIPLLGFGSAKYVGPAAKN; encoded by the coding sequence ATGGATCTGTTTCGTTTCGCAATGCTGGCACAAGATGACTTCGGCGGTGATGCAGGAGCAGCGGCTGCCGGTGGCATCGCGATGGTCATCCTGGTCATCGAACTAGCGCTGATCGTTCTATTGATTGCTGGCCTTTGGAAGGTGTTCACCAAAGCTGGTAAGCCCGGTTGGGCAGCCATTATTCCGATCTACAATATGATTGTGCTCCTGGAGATCGTTGGGCGCCCCATTTGGTGGTTTCTCCTGCTCCTTGTCCCGTGCGTAGGCATTATCTTTGCCGTCATCATTTACATTGACCTCGCGAAGTCCTTTGGCAAAGATGTGGCATGGGGGATTGGTTTAGTTCTCCTGCCATTCATCTTTATCCCCCTCTTGGGCTTTGGAAGCGCCAAGTATGTGGGCCCAGCAGCGAAGAACTAA
- a CDS encoding gamma-glutamylcyclotransferase, producing the protein MSSKLYFAYGSNLNQTDQEEWALEQNVSLGAMTPLGRAWLPDHRLVFSLHSKRRHGGVLDVEPASGHVVPGVIFQMDETAWDAMDRKEGLHATKSGYQRYPTFVINAAGVPQQVETYTAKPTFKQAYVEPHPDYVAIVRQGYDRFALNDGLVGPTASDVLDQVAAGKTPPSLIRQLFVYGTLMQGECRHPFLKEVGSRLVGPRITSGSLVNLGTFPAMILPATSSSERQRSSITPEQKIPGELFELQDPAHDWPVLDPVEEFPGYPALANGAYAMYHRTIIKVAPQDRLNLEEHSWTWAWTYSLADHSLPQQPIASNSWRAL; encoded by the coding sequence ATGTCCTCAAAACTTTACTTCGCGTATGGCTCCAATCTAAACCAGACTGACCAAGAGGAGTGGGCTCTCGAACAAAATGTTTCTTTGGGAGCCATGACTCCTTTGGGCCGGGCGTGGCTGCCAGATCATCGACTGGTCTTCAGCCTTCACTCCAAGCGCCGCCACGGAGGTGTGCTCGATGTCGAACCAGCGTCAGGCCATGTCGTCCCGGGCGTAATCTTCCAGATGGACGAAACAGCCTGGGACGCGATGGATCGCAAAGAGGGGCTGCATGCTACAAAAAGTGGCTATCAGAGGTACCCAACATTCGTCATCAATGCTGCCGGAGTGCCTCAACAGGTTGAAACCTACACCGCCAAACCGACCTTCAAACAAGCCTATGTCGAACCTCACCCTGATTATGTCGCCATTGTTCGACAAGGATATGATCGCTTTGCCTTGAACGATGGTCTCGTGGGCCCAACCGCCAGTGATGTCCTTGATCAAGTCGCTGCAGGCAAAACTCCTCCCTCACTCATCAGGCAGCTCTTTGTTTACGGCACGTTAATGCAGGGCGAATGTCGCCATCCCTTTCTGAAAGAGGTGGGCAGCCGGTTGGTGGGCCCACGCATCACAAGCGGCAGCCTCGTCAATCTGGGAACATTCCCCGCAATGATCCTCCCTGCAACCTCATCGTCGGAGAGACAAAGATCATCGATCACGCCGGAGCAAAAAATTCCGGGCGAGCTCTTTGAGCTGCAAGATCCAGCCCATGACTGGCCGGTTCTCGATCCTGTGGAAGAGTTTCCTGGTTATCCCGCTCTGGCAAATGGTGCCTATGCCATGTACCACCGTACGATTATCAAAGTCGCACCACAGGATCGGCTCAATCTTGAGGAACACTCCTGGACGTGGGCGTGGACGTATTCCCTCGCCGATCATTCCCTGCCCCAACAGCCCATCGCGTCCAATTCCTGGCGCGCATTATGA
- a CDS encoding STAS domain-containing protein, whose translation MSRSDRTHLHQIFPLEEYGDTLIITPTGDAAGFHLPHVHAEMAAATDYFDKSELKHLVFDLSRARYFGSQILGQLIVFSQKVKSQGGRVALANPSTEMLDVLRIMKVDSIWEVFPSRNKALSTIASRPFSAHLVQFGRRSFPVVLLGCLGAAWWYWPRRNLDHHYHDQLLGIYRESRQLLDANPRDQDWDQHLTRSRQQLEKITAELETIASSQREALRRMIYCSRDYLFPALQDKLKLDSYPHFMFFQEMKAGEKEMREPVKTLSETLRPEGLTNPRALPANPS comes from the coding sequence ATGTCGCGCTCGGATCGGACACATCTGCATCAGATTTTTCCGCTGGAAGAGTATGGCGATACCCTGATCATTACACCCACTGGTGATGCTGCTGGATTTCATCTGCCCCATGTGCATGCCGAGATGGCTGCTGCCACCGACTATTTTGACAAATCTGAGTTAAAGCACCTCGTGTTTGACCTGAGCAGGGCGAGATACTTCGGTTCGCAGATCCTTGGGCAATTGATTGTATTCAGCCAGAAAGTGAAGAGTCAGGGGGGCCGCGTGGCCTTGGCCAATCCCTCAACCGAAATGCTGGATGTGCTGCGGATCATGAAAGTCGATTCGATCTGGGAAGTATTTCCGTCGCGGAATAAGGCCCTCTCGACCATTGCCAGTCGCCCGTTTTCCGCTCACCTGGTGCAGTTTGGGAGGCGCAGCTTTCCAGTAGTCCTGCTGGGTTGCCTGGGGGCTGCCTGGTGGTACTGGCCCCGCAGAAATCTCGATCATCATTATCACGATCAACTGCTGGGGATTTACCGCGAGAGCCGACAGCTGCTCGACGCCAACCCGCGTGATCAAGACTGGGATCAACATCTGACCAGATCCCGGCAACAGCTTGAGAAAATCACTGCTGAACTGGAGACGATTGCATCAAGTCAGCGAGAGGCTTTGCGGCGGATGATCTATTGCTCGCGCGATTATCTGTTCCCCGCCTTGCAGGACAAACTCAAGCTCGATTCCTATCCGCATTTCATGTTCTTTCAGGAAATGAAGGCAGGTGAGAAGGAAATGCGCGAGCCGGTCAAAACCTTATCAGAGACTCTGCGTCCCGAGGGTTTAACGAATCCCCGTGCTCTCCCTGCCAATCCCTCATGA